From Nerophis lumbriciformis linkage group LG11, RoL_Nlum_v2.1, whole genome shotgun sequence, one genomic window encodes:
- the LOC133610876 gene encoding uncharacterized protein, with product MTNVNTTPWLLDSKALDVNAFTESPTSVMELIAANNIISTANHVYALFAAVGFVSGCFLLYSFAHTRAQRHLAWFDCLLWVFCGLQLLLVLLSLYNVVHRPHSLQTSVLGCAALSFTVNTTYLCGLFVLALMAYVLALDPPSNTLLRRPGVCVAVVVFTSTLISVLLAAIRGPGDGLHQNTDCFMDPLHAGIYAVAKLCLAFLIPYVLKLGLVVCGCVRQSKSNRRFLSGSEEGPVFLAVTAVSLLCHLFYMVVLVQGAQLQEGKLSHRQRAFVSVAELVFFSASGGSLILVPLMHRPSRERIGGLLRRLSDCCTRSVHTQANRNIITAHVEIRDTLQDIES from the exons ATG ACAAATGTGAACACCACACCATGGCTGTTGGACAGCAAAGCCCTCGATGTCAACGCGTTCACAGAGtcgccaacatctgtgatggagCTGATTGCGGCCAACAACATCATCTCCACAGCCAACCACGTGTACGCTTTATTTGCTGCTGTGGGTTTTGTCTCAGGCTGCTTCCTGCTCTACAGCTTCGCTCACACCCGAGCGCAGCGGCATCTGGCCTGGTTTGACTGCCTGCTGTGGGTCTTCTGCGGCCTCCAGCTGCTGCTGGTGCTGCTCTCGCTCTACAACGTGGTGCACAGACCTCACAGCCTGCAGACCAGCGTTTTGGGCTGTGCCGCGCTCTCCTTCACCGTCAACACCACCTATCTCTGCGGCCTGTTCGTCTTGGCGCTGATGGCTTACGTCCTAGCCCTCGACCCACCGTCCAACACACTGCTGAGGAGGCCCGGCGTCTGCGTGGCCGTAGTGGTCTTCACCTCTACTTTGATCTCCGTGCTGCTGGCTGCCATCCGAGGACCCGGTGACGGACTTCACCAGAACACAGACTGCTTTATGGATCCGCTCCATGCTGGAATTTATGCCGTCGCTAAGTTGTGCCTAGCTTTTCTCATTCCTTACGTTCTCAAACTGGGACTTGTGGTATGTGGCTGTGTGCGACAAAGCAAATCAAACAGACGATTTCTCTCCGGCTCCGAAGAAGGCCCGGTGTTCCTGGCGGTGACTGCGGTGTCGCTACTCTGCCATCTGTTCTACATGGTGGTGCTTGTGCAAGGAGCACAGCTCCAAGAGGGTAAGCTGAGCCATCGGCAGCGAGCGTTTGTGAGCGTGGCTGAACTGGTCTTCTTCTCTGCAAGCGGCGGCAGCCTGATACTTGTGCCGCTCATGCACAGGCCGAGCCGGGAAAGGATAGGCGGACTGCTCAGGCGGCTGAGTGACTGCTGCACGCGTTCTGTGCACACTCAGGCGAACAGAAACATCATCACGGCCCACGTTGAGATCAGGGACACCCTGCAGGACATCGAGTCGTAA